The following are encoded together in the Blastocatellia bacterium genome:
- a CDS encoding carboxyl transferase domain-containing protein, with amino-acid sequence MAGGGASRITRQHAAGKLTARERIEFLLDDGSFEEFDRFKKHRCLDFGMQDQQYPGDGVVAGHGLIDGRQVFVFAQDFTIFGGSLSETNAEKICKVMDMAMKVGAPVIGLNDSGGARIQEGVVSLGGYADIFLRNTLASGVVPQISAIMGPCAGGAVYSPAITDFNVMVKQTSYMFITGPDVIKTVTHEEVSKEELGGAMTHNSVSGVAHFAAENDEDCLRLIRELLSFIPSNNLEDAPRLASADPADRQDERLNQIVPESPTQPYDIRDIIHAVVDDGHLFEVHEHYAKNIVVGFARLGGRPVGIVANQPAHLAGVLDIDASVKAARFVRFCDCFNIPLITFEDVPGFLPGVSQEHGGIIRHGAKLLFAFAEATVPKLTVITRKAYGGAYCVMASKHIRADVNFAYPTAEIAVMGAEGAVEILYRKEIAQSANPAVEARRRADEFRAKFASPYIAAERGFVDEVIEPKTTRPRLIRALELLETKRDQNPPKKHGNIPL; translated from the coding sequence ATGGCCGGCGGCGGCGCCTCGCGCATCACTCGCCAGCACGCCGCCGGCAAGCTGACCGCCCGCGAGCGCATCGAGTTCCTGCTCGACGACGGCAGCTTCGAAGAGTTCGACCGCTTCAAGAAACACCGCTGCCTGGATTTTGGCATGCAGGATCAACAGTACCCCGGTGATGGCGTGGTCGCCGGGCACGGGTTAATTGATGGGCGGCAGGTCTTCGTCTTCGCGCAGGATTTCACAATCTTCGGCGGCTCGCTCTCAGAAACCAACGCCGAAAAGATCTGCAAGGTCATGGACATGGCGATGAAGGTCGGCGCGCCGGTCATCGGCCTCAACGATTCGGGCGGCGCGCGCATACAGGAAGGCGTCGTCTCGCTCGGCGGTTACGCCGACATCTTCTTGCGCAACACGCTGGCGTCGGGCGTCGTGCCGCAAATCTCGGCCATCATGGGGCCGTGCGCCGGCGGCGCCGTCTATTCGCCGGCCATCACGGACTTCAACGTCATGGTCAAGCAGACTTCTTATATGTTTATCACCGGCCCTGATGTGATCAAGACCGTCACTCACGAAGAAGTCAGCAAAGAAGAGCTTGGCGGCGCGATGACCCATAATTCGGTTTCGGGTGTTGCCCACTTCGCGGCAGAAAATGACGAAGACTGCTTGCGCTTGATTCGCGAGTTGCTGTCGTTCATTCCGTCGAACAATCTCGAAGACGCGCCGCGGCTGGCGAGCGCCGACCCGGCTGACCGCCAGGACGAGCGCTTGAACCAGATCGTGCCCGAGTCGCCGACTCAGCCTTATGACATCCGCGACATCATCCACGCCGTCGTAGACGACGGTCACCTGTTTGAAGTCCACGAGCATTACGCCAAGAACATCGTCGTCGGCTTTGCGCGGCTCGGCGGTCGGCCGGTCGGCATCGTCGCCAATCAGCCGGCGCACCTGGCCGGCGTGCTGGACATTGACGCGTCGGTCAAGGCGGCGCGCTTCGTCCGCTTCTGCGATTGTTTCAACATCCCGCTGATTACTTTTGAAGACGTGCCGGGTTTCCTGCCCGGCGTGTCGCAAGAGCATGGCGGCATCATCCGTCACGGCGCGAAATTGCTGTTCGCGTTTGCCGAAGCGACCGTGCCGAAGCTCACCGTCATCACGCGCAAGGCGTATGGCGGCGCGTACTGTGTCATGGCTTCAAAGCACATTCGCGCCGATGTGAACTTCGCGTATCCGACCGCCGAGATCGCCGTGATGGGCGCAGAGGGCGCCGTCGAGATTCTTTACCGCAAAGAGATCGCGCAATCGGCTAACCCGGCGGTCGAAGCGCGCCGCCGCGCCGACGAGTTCCGCGCCAAGTTCGCTTCGCCTTACATCGCCGCCGAGCGCGGCTTCGTTGACGAAGTGATCGAGCCGAAGACGACGCGGCCCCGTTTGATCCGCGCCTTAGAGCTGCTCGAAACCAAGCGCGACCAGAACCCGCCCAAGAAGCACGGCAATATTCCTTTGTAG
- a CDS encoding HU family DNA-binding protein, with product MSPLLKLAQGCSIAAYKTEGNVIKLDIVNQVADKTGVPKTKAEVAVESLFEAMKNALQRGERIELRGFGVFVVKPRKRGVGRNPRTGEVTDIPPGKTIRFKPGKELQA from the coding sequence ATGAGCCCGCTTCTCAAGCTCGCTCAAGGTTGTTCAATCGCAGCATACAAAACGGAGGGTAATGTGATTAAGCTGGACATTGTGAATCAAGTCGCCGACAAGACCGGTGTACCCAAGACCAAAGCGGAGGTTGCCGTCGAGTCGCTATTTGAAGCGATGAAGAACGCCTTGCAGCGCGGCGAGCGCATCGAGCTGCGCGGCTTCGGCGTCTTCGTCGTCAAGCCGCGCAAGCGCGGCGTCGGCCGCAACCCGCGCACCGGCGAAGTCACAGACATCCCGCCCGGCAAGACGATCCGCTTTAAGCCCGGCAAAGAACTGCAAGCGTAG